One genomic segment of Synechocystis sp. LKSZ1 includes these proteins:
- a CDS encoding Hpt domain-containing protein, with the protein MDQQKILGYFIEEAKEHLETLERGILELTTVIDDQERLNEMFRAAHSVKGGAAMLGYTSIQKTAHRLEDAFKILREHRVSVDQKLESLFLKGYDILQDLVEKLQSPQGLQADEADSIVEGAHQQFEDLQNYLNYLLTQGETSAPKAEVAPSPPTPAPAPTTNAPQEIKSVLRKMLQGFKQEVSPTGRQALQELCASLAPLAPRQNRWQDLVQLAGKAIANPRHSYRTLAPVVLKDLKQGCDYIELEQTDKIAPSPGLKQLAEASLPQVLVPADPQGAARILLQVFNPQQVNQLVQLLAQSH; encoded by the coding sequence TTGGATCAGCAGAAAATCCTCGGCTACTTCATTGAAGAGGCCAAAGAACACCTTGAAACTCTAGAGCGTGGCATCCTAGAGCTCACCACCGTCATTGATGATCAGGAGCGACTGAACGAGATGTTCCGGGCGGCTCACTCCGTTAAAGGAGGAGCAGCAATGTTGGGTTACACCAGCATTCAAAAAACAGCCCACCGTCTAGAAGATGCCTTTAAAATTCTGCGGGAGCACCGCGTTTCCGTTGACCAAAAGCTAGAGTCCCTCTTTCTCAAGGGCTACGATATTCTCCAGGATCTGGTAGAAAAGCTCCAGAGTCCCCAGGGCCTCCAGGCCGATGAAGCCGACTCCATTGTTGAAGGTGCTCATCAGCAATTTGAAGACCTGCAAAACTACCTCAACTATCTCCTCACCCAGGGCGAGACCAGTGCTCCTAAAGCTGAAGTAGCCCCGTCGCCACCGACTCCCGCTCCGGCTCCCACGACTAACGCACCCCAGGAAATTAAATCGGTGCTACGGAAAATGCTCCAGGGCTTTAAACAGGAGGTCAGTCCAACGGGCCGTCAAGCCCTCCAGGAACTCTGTGCCAGCTTAGCTCCGTTGGCCCCCCGACAAAACCGCTGGCAAGACCTGGTGCAACTTGCCGGTAAGGCCATTGCCAATCCGCGCCACTCCTACCGTACCCTCGCTCCTGTTGTGCTGAAGGATCTCAAGCAAGGCTGTGACTATATTGAATTAGAACAGACCGATAAAATTGCCCCCAGTCCCGGTCTAAAACAACTAGCAGAGGCGTCTTTGCCCCAAGTCCTAGTGCCGGCTGATCCCCAGGGAGCCGCCAGGATTCTGCTCCAGGTGTTTAATCCTCAACAGGTCAACCAATTAGTGCAGTTGCTAGCCCAAAGCCACTAG
- the bchM gene encoding magnesium protoporphyrin IX methyltransferase, with amino-acid sequence MTNAVDDKTIVKDYFNATGFDRWRRIYGNGEVNKVQKDIRIGHQRTIDTVLDWLRADGNLAGLLVCDAGCGVGSLSIPLAQSGALVYASDISEKMVGEAQQKAREILGYGNCPTFMAQDLAQLSGKYHTVICLDVLIHYPTTEAAQMIAHLASLAEHRLILSFAPKTLGLTLLKKIGELFPGPSKTTRAYQHQEADIVQILKENGFTLRRNGMTSTRFYFSRILEAVRA; translated from the coding sequence ATGACCAACGCAGTGGATGATAAAACCATCGTTAAGGATTATTTCAATGCTACGGGTTTTGACCGGTGGCGGCGCATCTACGGCAATGGAGAAGTCAATAAAGTCCAGAAAGATATTCGCATTGGCCATCAACGTACCATCGATACGGTTCTGGATTGGCTCCGGGCCGACGGCAACTTGGCGGGGCTTCTGGTCTGTGATGCAGGTTGTGGGGTCGGCAGTCTGAGTATTCCCCTGGCCCAGAGTGGGGCCTTGGTCTATGCCAGTGACATTTCGGAAAAAATGGTCGGGGAAGCCCAACAAAAGGCTCGGGAAATTTTGGGCTATGGGAATTGTCCAACGTTTATGGCCCAAGACCTGGCCCAGTTGAGCGGCAAGTACCACACGGTTATTTGCTTGGATGTGTTAATCCATTACCCCACCACCGAAGCCGCCCAAATGATTGCCCACTTAGCTTCTTTGGCAGAACATCGTTTAATCTTGAGCTTTGCCCCCAAAACCCTCGGCCTCACCCTACTTAAGAAAATTGGTGAGCTTTTCCCTGGCCCTAGCAAAACCACTCGGGCCTACCAGCATCAGGAAGCGGACATTGTCCAAATCTTAAAAGAGAATGGTTTTACCCTACGACGCAATGGCATGACCAGCACTCGTTTTTACTTCTCCCGCATCCTCGAAGCGGTGCGGGCCTAA
- the panB gene encoding 3-methyl-2-oxobutanoate hydroxymethyltransferase, whose product MPITPLTLQDRKQAQRPIVALTAWDWSLATLLDQVGVDVILVGDSLAMVALGYENTLPITLDQMIHHAAAVKRGVKQALVVCDLPFLSYQESLAQAIHSAGRLLKEAGVQAVKLEGGHPRLLETVTHLVEVGIPVMGHVGLTPQSVHQLGYRQQGQSALAAERIFNQAIALAEAGVFALVLEHIPAPLAQKITAMVAIPTIGIGAGPHCDGQVLVTADLLGLTAKAPPFAKVYLALQPLITQAIQDYSLDVRERRFPGEAKT is encoded by the coding sequence ATGCCCATTACTCCCCTCACCCTCCAGGACCGGAAACAGGCCCAGCGTCCCATTGTCGCCTTAACCGCCTGGGATTGGAGCCTTGCTACCCTCCTCGACCAAGTGGGGGTCGATGTCATTTTGGTGGGGGATTCCCTAGCAATGGTGGCCCTGGGCTACGAAAATACCCTGCCCATTACCCTTGACCAGATGATTCACCATGCGGCCGCAGTGAAGCGGGGGGTGAAACAGGCCCTAGTGGTCTGTGATTTGCCCTTTCTCAGTTATCAAGAAAGTCTGGCCCAGGCTATTCATTCCGCCGGTCGTCTACTCAAGGAAGCCGGGGTTCAGGCCGTCAAACTAGAAGGGGGCCATCCTCGTCTGCTGGAAACCGTGACTCATCTCGTCGAAGTAGGCATTCCGGTCATGGGCCATGTGGGCCTAACGCCCCAATCCGTTCACCAATTGGGCTATCGCCAACAGGGCCAGTCGGCTCTCGCCGCCGAACGAATTTTTAACCAGGCCATTGCCCTAGCCGAAGCAGGGGTATTTGCTTTGGTACTAGAACACATTCCGGCTCCCTTGGCCCAAAAAATTACCGCCATGGTGGCCATTCCGACTATTGGTATTGGGGCTGGCCCCCACTGCGATGGCCAAGTGCTGGTAACGGCGGATCTCCTGGGTCTAACAGCAAAAGCCCCCCCCTTTGCCAAGGTTTATCTGGCCCTGCAACCGCTGATTACCCAAGCCATCCAAGACTATAGTCTCGACGTCCGAGAAAGGCGTTTTCCTGGGGAGGCAAAAACTTAA
- a CDS encoding adenylate/guanylate cyclase domain-containing protein — protein sequence MAQVSCLPDNQTVPINSGETILEALTTAEIPITHVCGGQAYCSTCRIMLLEGIENCTQPTQAEVALAKSLDFPFHVRLACQTKVTEGNVSVRRLILDQEDISIVDHQFVSKLSGNRKLVALLVARIRGIHDFDEVNFPYDVFYVMSRYFQSANQIISKYGGSTNNYLGTTLVATFGLEDDANPQEFTERAVWAGLEMLKAVKGLNEFLTQLSYSPISLSLGIHTGPVVLVAVDTQNQQLVTPIGKAVNLASLIESANKEGNTQLLVSESVYRQIQAKAVSERTGRLTTSDGELKIFAISTLEGEAPPFTAKNTGLAESSLLKRVAGFMERFAGRKSKQR from the coding sequence ATGGCCCAGGTGTCTTGTTTACCGGATAATCAAACCGTGCCGATTAACTCAGGAGAAACAATCCTGGAGGCCCTCACCACTGCCGAGATTCCCATTACTCACGTTTGCGGCGGTCAGGCCTACTGCTCTACCTGTCGGATTATGCTCCTAGAAGGTATTGAAAATTGTACTCAACCCACCCAGGCTGAAGTCGCCCTAGCTAAGAGTCTGGATTTTCCCTTTCATGTGCGGCTGGCCTGTCAAACCAAGGTGACGGAGGGTAATGTTTCGGTGCGACGCCTCATCCTCGACCAAGAGGATATCAGCATTGTTGACCATCAATTTGTGAGTAAGCTGTCGGGAAATCGCAAGTTAGTGGCCCTGTTAGTGGCCAGAATCCGAGGCATCCATGATTTTGATGAAGTGAACTTTCCCTACGATGTCTTTTATGTGATGAGCCGTTATTTTCAGTCGGCTAATCAGATTATTAGCAAGTACGGGGGGAGCACGAATAACTACTTGGGAACAACCCTGGTGGCGACCTTTGGCCTAGAAGACGATGCTAATCCCCAGGAATTTACCGAGCGGGCTGTCTGGGCCGGCTTAGAAATGTTGAAGGCGGTTAAAGGCCTGAATGAATTTCTCACTCAATTGTCCTATTCCCCCATTAGTCTCAGCCTGGGCATCCACACTGGCCCAGTGGTCTTGGTGGCCGTGGATACGCAAAATCAGCAATTGGTGACGCCCATTGGCAAGGCAGTTAACTTGGCTAGCTTGATCGAATCGGCCAATAAAGAAGGCAATACGCAACTGTTAGTGTCGGAGTCGGTGTATCGCCAAATTCAAGCAAAAGCAGTCAGCGAGCGGACGGGCCGCCTAACGACTTCCGACGGTGAGCTTAAAATCTTTGCCATCAGTACCCTGGAGGGGGAAGCGCCTCCCTTTACTGCCAAAAATACTGGGCTAGCTGAATCCTCCCTACTCAAGCGGGTCGCTGGTTTTATGGAGCGCTTTGCGGGCCGCAAGAGCAAACAACGTTAG
- the atpC gene encoding ATP synthase F1 subunit epsilon gives MTLTVRVITPDKVVWDDAVQEVILPSTTGQLGILSNHAPLLTALDIGVMRVRPGKDWQNIAVMGGFAEVENNEIKVLVNAAEMGSAIDKETARQDYSKAQEVLNEANRTGEKPKQIKANQALKKARARLQAAGGTVN, from the coding sequence ATGACATTAACAGTACGAGTTATTACCCCCGATAAGGTGGTTTGGGATGATGCAGTACAGGAAGTCATCCTCCCCAGTACAACGGGCCAACTGGGTATTCTCAGTAACCACGCCCCTCTGCTAACGGCCCTAGACATCGGCGTTATGCGTGTCCGTCCCGGCAAGGATTGGCAAAATATTGCGGTGATGGGGGGCTTTGCCGAGGTGGAAAATAACGAGATCAAAGTTCTCGTGAATGCCGCTGAAATGGGGAGCGCCATTGATAAAGAAACCGCTCGCCAAGACTACAGCAAGGCCCAAGAAGTCTTAAATGAGGCCAATCGCACCGGTGAAAAACCCAAGCAAATCAAAGCCAACCAAGCCTTGAAAAAAGCGCGGGCGCGTCTACAGGCCGCCGGTGGCACGGTCAACTAG
- the atpD gene encoding F0F1 ATP synthase subunit beta — MVAVQEATNVGKITQIIGPVVDAQFPSGKLPRIYNALKVKGKNSAGQDVAVTCEVQQLLGDNQVRAVAMSTTDGLVRGMDIVDTGAPISVPVGKSTLGRIFNVLGDPVDEKGPVNTEETFPIHRPAPKLTDLETKPKVFETGIKVIDLLTPYRQGGKIGLFGGAGVGKTVIMMELINNIAIQHGGVSVFGGVGERTREGNDLYNEMIESKVINPDNPEESKIALVYGQMNEPPGARMRVGLSALTMAEYFRDVNKQDVLLFIDNIFRFVQAGSEVSALLGRMPSAVGYQPTLGTDVGDLQERITSTKEGSITSIQAVYVPADDLTDPAPATTFAHLDGTTVLSRGLAAKGIYPAVDPLDSTSTMLQPSIVGEEHYNVARTVQSTLQRYKELQDIIAILGLDELSEEDRLTVDRARKIERFLSQPFFVAEVFTGSPGKYVTLEDTIKGFQMILSGELDSLPEQAFYMVGNIDEVKAKAEKLKG; from the coding sequence ATGGTAGCCGTACAAGAAGCAACTAACGTTGGTAAAATTACCCAGATCATTGGGCCTGTTGTCGATGCTCAATTCCCCAGTGGTAAATTGCCCCGCATTTATAATGCCCTTAAAGTTAAAGGTAAAAACTCTGCCGGACAGGATGTCGCCGTCACCTGCGAAGTGCAACAGCTCCTCGGGGATAACCAAGTCCGTGCCGTGGCAATGAGTACCACTGATGGTCTGGTTCGGGGTATGGACATCGTCGATACTGGTGCTCCCATCAGTGTACCGGTGGGTAAATCGACCCTGGGTCGGATTTTTAACGTGTTAGGGGACCCCGTTGATGAAAAAGGCCCGGTTAACACCGAAGAAACCTTCCCCATCCACCGTCCGGCTCCCAAGTTAACCGACCTGGAAACCAAGCCGAAGGTCTTTGAAACCGGCATTAAGGTGATTGACCTGCTCACTCCCTACCGTCAGGGCGGCAAAATTGGCCTCTTTGGGGGTGCCGGCGTGGGTAAAACCGTGATCATGATGGAACTGATTAACAACATCGCCATCCAACACGGTGGGGTATCGGTGTTTGGTGGCGTAGGGGAACGCACCCGCGAAGGGAACGACCTCTACAACGAAATGATTGAGTCTAAGGTAATTAACCCGGACAACCCTGAAGAATCTAAAATCGCCCTGGTTTACGGGCAAATGAATGAACCCCCCGGAGCACGGATGCGCGTTGGCCTGTCGGCGCTGACCATGGCCGAGTACTTCCGGGATGTTAACAAGCAAGACGTATTGCTCTTCATCGACAATATTTTCCGCTTCGTTCAGGCCGGTTCTGAAGTGTCCGCGCTCCTGGGCCGGATGCCTTCTGCCGTAGGGTATCAGCCCACCCTCGGTACCGATGTCGGGGACCTGCAGGAACGGATTACCTCGACCAAAGAAGGTTCTATTACCTCCATTCAAGCGGTTTACGTTCCGGCGGACGACTTAACCGACCCCGCACCGGCCACCACCTTTGCCCACTTGGATGGAACAACTGTGCTCTCTCGTGGTTTGGCGGCGAAAGGAATTTATCCGGCGGTAGACCCCCTGGATTCCACCAGCACCATGCTCCAGCCCTCCATCGTAGGTGAAGAGCACTACAATGTTGCCCGTACCGTGCAGTCCACCCTGCAACGCTACAAAGAATTACAGGACATCATTGCCATTCTGGGCTTGGATGAATTGTCGGAAGAAGACCGTTTAACCGTTGACCGGGCCCGAAAAATTGAGCGTTTTCTGTCTCAGCCCTTCTTTGTGGCGGAGGTCTTCACCGGTTCTCCTGGCAAATACGTCACCCTGGAAGATACGATCAAAGGTTTCCAGATGATCCTCTCTGGCGAGTTGGATTCCCTGCCAGAACAAGCTTTCTACATGGTCGGTAATATCGACGAAGTGAAAGCAAAAGCCGAAAAACTCAAAGGCTAA
- a CDS encoding glycosyltransferase family 2 protein, with protein sequence MPTLETYRIAVIVPCYNEELTIVPVVQGFQQVLPQAQVYVYDNRSTDATAALARQAGAIVCYEPMQGKGNVVRRMFADIEADIYVLVDGDNTYEVEAAPRLIQRLIQDNLDMVVGARRSDQRDKTAYRLGHRGGNLFLTGVVKFLFNAQLDDMLSGYRIFSRRFVKSFPALSNGFEIETELTVHTLELKIPFAEDPILYGSRPPGSESKLKTFTDGWRVLGTAILLFKEVRPLLFFGLIFLLLSCLTLILSIPIFKTYLETGQVPRFPTLIVAASILSLGFISFTCGLILDSVARGRREIKRMTYLSFPLTPRSAQK encoded by the coding sequence ATGCCCACCCTCGAAACCTATCGCATTGCGGTGATTGTTCCCTGCTACAACGAGGAACTCACCATTGTCCCGGTGGTACAGGGCTTTCAACAGGTACTACCCCAGGCCCAGGTCTATGTCTATGACAATCGTTCCACCGATGCGACGGCGGCCTTGGCCCGCCAGGCTGGAGCCATTGTCTGCTATGAGCCGATGCAGGGTAAGGGTAATGTGGTGCGCCGCATGTTTGCGGACATTGAGGCTGATATTTATGTTCTGGTGGATGGCGATAATACCTATGAGGTGGAGGCGGCCCCTCGTCTGATTCAACGCCTGATTCAAGATAATCTCGATATGGTGGTGGGGGCCCGACGGTCGGATCAGCGGGATAAAACGGCCTATCGCCTGGGCCATCGAGGCGGCAATTTATTCTTGACAGGGGTGGTGAAGTTCCTCTTCAATGCCCAGTTAGATGACATGCTATCGGGCTATCGGATTTTTTCACGACGCTTTGTTAAGTCCTTCCCGGCCCTGTCCAATGGCTTTGAGATTGAAACCGAGTTAACGGTTCATACCCTAGAACTCAAGATTCCCTTTGCCGAAGACCCCATCCTCTACGGTTCTCGGCCCCCCGGCTCTGAAAGCAAGCTCAAAACCTTTACGGATGGTTGGCGGGTACTAGGAACGGCAATTCTACTCTTTAAAGAAGTGCGACCTCTGCTCTTCTTTGGCCTGATTTTTCTCTTGCTGTCCTGCTTGACCTTGATTTTGTCAATTCCCATTTTCAAGACTTATCTGGAAACGGGACAGGTACCTCGCTTTCCGACACTGATCGTAGCAGCTTCTATTCTCTCCCTCGGTTTTATCAGTTTTACCTGTGGCCTGATTTTGGATTCCGTGGCCCGAGGTCGTCGGGAGATCAAACGTATGACCTATTTGAGTTTTCCCCTTACTCCCCGCTCTGCCCAAAAGTAG
- the msrA gene encoding peptide-methionine (S)-S-oxide reductase MsrA — MGLFGFGKKAAMPAPTDALPGRATPMPVPAQHFVNGHPIQGPFPAGLEMALFGLGCFWGAERKFWQLPGVYSTAVGYAAGYTPNPTYHEVCTGMTGHNEVVLVVFDPQQISYSQLLKVFWESHDPTQGMRQGNDAGTQYRSGIYTYSEAQGQQAETSKAQYQQALAQAGYGPITTEILPAPAFYYAEDYHQQYLAKNPNGYCGLGGTNVACPLPLNVPVQA, encoded by the coding sequence ATGGGACTTTTCGGATTCGGTAAAAAAGCGGCCATGCCCGCTCCCACAGACGCTCTACCGGGTCGGGCAACCCCCATGCCGGTACCGGCTCAGCATTTTGTCAATGGCCACCCCATTCAGGGCCCCTTTCCCGCTGGTCTGGAAATGGCCCTATTTGGGCTGGGTTGTTTTTGGGGCGCCGAGCGTAAGTTTTGGCAGTTACCCGGCGTGTATTCCACCGCTGTCGGCTATGCTGCGGGTTATACGCCCAACCCCACCTACCACGAAGTCTGTACGGGGATGACGGGCCATAATGAAGTGGTTTTAGTGGTTTTCGATCCCCAGCAGATTAGCTACAGCCAACTCCTAAAAGTATTTTGGGAAAGCCACGACCCCACCCAAGGTATGCGCCAGGGGAATGATGCCGGCACCCAGTACCGTTCGGGGATTTACACCTACTCCGAGGCCCAAGGTCAGCAGGCCGAGACCTCCAAGGCCCAGTATCAACAGGCCCTGGCCCAAGCGGGTTATGGCCCTATCACTACGGAAATTTTACCTGCGCCGGCTTTCTACTACGCCGAGGATTATCACCAACAGTACTTAGCCAAAAACCCCAATGGTTACTGTGGTCTGGGAGGAACTAATGTGGCCTGTCCCCTGCCACTGAATGTTCCAGTTCAGGCCTAA
- a CDS encoding NACHT domain-containing protein, which translates to MVKRSLCASEQGIARLKQCLLRKGWTQDYLAEQAGLSTRNSVWKLLSGRAIDRKIFMEICFQLDLDWEDIADLPQFNELEEPDEPKGPTSPASPPELTPESLISRLRPLLVTDLQKQPGQRNPWLGGPPARSLNHSYVEVKVQTRLSHQQWLGIQDLQALRPASTPAQSLVDLLVGQNRILVLGHPGAGKTTLLQHLALLYAQGKGPADHLPGLVSLQAWAIAARHPAFNGLEDYLGHLWQGYSLSASQLQGLLQTGQILLLLDGLDEIPDFDQGERYQQLQYFLTLYPQTPVVMTGRLGYSVYPLPGFMAVEMERFQPTQIEGFIRHWFADSSPARAEQLIEVLNQRQHQALRLLAQTPLLLNLICTVFQDRGDLPPQRAPLYQAALEILLEQWDRNRGIQRQPQNPSFSLADKLTLLGDLALVTLEQGQVFFEKQTVLGLISDYLVRLPGAPPGGEGLWLQSEAILQEMEAHHGLLVERAKNIYAFSHQTFQSYLSARKIVAQARQGNLGQDWQWLTNRMLDPAWQEVIVLVANLLTNADSLFQHLQGSIQRFSQGQPLLTAFLHHLDQKVQALRQSYPPAALRAFYFSLWYNQDFSLAIALEPALAGQLPRELGLDFSFHRLGCLTQKLTTQFDLEQALNLYFALDLEGRFSLNPDCQRAWQILKNSLPTPTQDPQALENWWQSQGGDWLTQLQQLLQQQRAWFTLPPLTPPAQQVFDQYYQVNQFLVYCLQSQGQLSPALQAQLLTELLR; encoded by the coding sequence ATGGTTAAGCGCTCCCTCTGCGCCTCCGAGCAGGGAATTGCTCGCCTGAAACAATGTCTACTACGGAAGGGCTGGACTCAGGACTATCTAGCGGAACAAGCTGGCCTCTCCACCCGGAATTCAGTCTGGAAGCTCCTGAGTGGCCGGGCCATTGACCGCAAAATTTTTATGGAGATCTGTTTCCAGTTAGACCTCGATTGGGAAGATATTGCCGATTTGCCCCAATTCAATGAGCTAGAGGAACCCGATGAACCGAAAGGGCCTACTTCACCAGCATCGCCGCCGGAATTAACACCGGAAAGCCTCATTTCTCGGCTACGTCCCCTCCTCGTCACGGATCTCCAAAAACAGCCTGGCCAACGTAACCCCTGGTTGGGAGGGCCTCCCGCCCGTTCTTTGAACCATAGCTATGTAGAGGTCAAAGTCCAGACCCGATTGAGCCATCAGCAATGGCTAGGCATCCAGGATCTCCAGGCCCTTCGTCCCGCGAGCACTCCTGCCCAATCCCTGGTTGACCTGCTCGTGGGCCAGAATCGGATCTTGGTCTTGGGTCATCCAGGTGCGGGAAAAACCACGCTACTGCAACACCTCGCTCTCCTCTACGCCCAGGGAAAGGGGCCAGCAGATCATCTACCTGGGTTGGTATCTCTGCAAGCTTGGGCCATCGCGGCTCGTCATCCCGCTTTCAATGGCCTAGAGGATTATCTAGGGCATCTCTGGCAAGGCTATTCCCTCAGTGCCAGTCAGCTTCAGGGCCTCCTGCAAACGGGTCAGATCTTGTTGTTGCTCGATGGCCTGGACGAAATTCCCGACTTTGACCAAGGGGAACGTTATCAACAACTCCAGTATTTTCTGACCCTCTACCCGCAAACTCCCGTGGTGATGACCGGGCGACTGGGTTACTCAGTCTATCCATTACCGGGATTCATGGCGGTGGAGATGGAGCGTTTTCAGCCAACGCAAATTGAGGGTTTTATTCGCCACTGGTTTGCGGATTCTAGTCCGGCCCGGGCAGAGCAATTAATCGAAGTGCTTAACCAACGGCAACACCAGGCCCTGCGCCTCCTGGCCCAAACGCCCCTCCTGCTTAATTTGATCTGTACGGTCTTTCAAGACCGGGGCGACCTCCCTCCCCAGCGGGCTCCCCTGTATCAGGCCGCCCTAGAAATTTTGCTAGAACAATGGGACCGCAACCGGGGCATTCAACGCCAACCCCAGAACCCAAGCTTCAGTCTGGCGGATAAGTTAACCTTACTGGGAGATCTGGCCCTAGTGACCTTGGAACAGGGACAGGTTTTTTTTGAGAAGCAGACGGTATTAGGCCTGATTTCTGATTACTTAGTGCGTCTGCCTGGAGCCCCCCCTGGGGGAGAGGGCCTTTGGCTTCAGAGTGAGGCGATTCTCCAAGAGATGGAAGCTCACCACGGTCTGTTGGTGGAGCGGGCCAAAAATATTTATGCCTTTTCTCACCAAACCTTTCAGTCCTACCTCAGCGCCCGCAAGATTGTGGCCCAGGCCCGTCAGGGGAACCTTGGCCAGGATTGGCAATGGCTGACGAATCGAATGCTCGACCCGGCCTGGCAGGAAGTGATCGTATTGGTGGCTAATTTATTGACCAATGCCGACAGTCTATTTCAGCATCTCCAGGGCAGTATCCAGCGTTTTAGCCAAGGCCAACCCTTGTTAACTGCTTTTCTGCACCACCTGGATCAAAAAGTCCAGGCCTTGAGGCAATCCTATCCGCCAGCGGCCCTACGGGCCTTTTATTTTAGCCTCTGGTATAACCAGGATTTTAGTTTGGCCATTGCCCTTGAGCCGGCCCTAGCAGGACAGTTACCCAGGGAACTCGGCCTCGATTTTAGCTTCCATCGCCTGGGTTGCTTAACCCAGAAACTGACGACCCAATTCGATCTAGAGCAGGCCCTGAACCTTTACTTTGCCCTGGATCTTGAAGGTCGTTTTTCCCTTAACCCAGACTGTCAAAGGGCCTGGCAAATCCTTAAAAATAGCCTCCCCACTCCGACTCAAGACCCCCAGGCTTTGGAGAACTGGTGGCAAAGCCAAGGCGGTGATTGGTTAACTCAACTACAACAACTTCTCCAACAACAGCGAGCCTGGTTTACGCTCCCGCCCTTGACCCCACCGGCACAGCAGGTCTTCGATCAGTACTATCAAGTTAATCAATTTCTCGTCTATTGTCTCCAGAGCCAAGGACAACTAAGCCCGGCCCTGCAAGCGCAACTTTTGACCGAATTACTGCGATAG
- a CDS encoding response regulator, whose product MINPNSSSPSSDETGDAPLILVTDDDNTIRALLVMALKQDGYRVEEAVNGIDCLAKYGRLQPNLLLLDAMMPEMDGFSCCQQVRQGAGGSEVPILMITFLDDRDSIDQAFQAGATDYITKPIHWSVLRQRVKRLLAQETPRAEIQPQQTWITLMQTLLAQGVQGGDRTQQLTNLLEQLRAFWQVERLVFSLGPTEPDLEAVAPNYPTLAKLGLNASQLVATMPSTPTPMSTASFAPALQTPQGLILPLPAQGFLQLHYRQARPWTAWEQERLMDTARLLYLISHHG is encoded by the coding sequence ATGATCAACCCTAACTCCTCTTCCCCTAGCAGTGATGAGACGGGAGACGCGCCCCTGATCCTCGTGACCGATGATGACAATACCATTCGGGCGCTGTTGGTGATGGCCCTGAAACAGGATGGCTATCGGGTCGAAGAAGCGGTCAACGGGATAGACTGCCTGGCGAAGTATGGCCGACTCCAACCGAATCTGTTGCTACTGGATGCCATGATGCCGGAAATGGACGGCTTTAGTTGTTGTCAGCAGGTGCGGCAAGGTGCGGGAGGGTCAGAGGTGCCAATTCTAATGATTACGTTTCTTGATGACCGGGATTCCATTGACCAGGCTTTCCAAGCCGGCGCGACGGACTACATCACCAAGCCCATTCACTGGTCTGTGCTACGGCAACGGGTGAAACGACTCCTGGCTCAGGAAACCCCGAGGGCCGAAATCCAGCCGCAACAAACTTGGATTACCCTAATGCAAACTTTGCTGGCCCAGGGTGTACAAGGCGGAGATCGGACTCAGCAATTAACCAACCTACTAGAGCAACTGCGGGCTTTTTGGCAGGTGGAACGACTGGTCTTCAGCCTTGGCCCCACGGAACCCGACCTAGAAGCCGTCGCCCCTAACTATCCAACCCTGGCTAAGCTCGGGCTAAACGCTTCTCAACTGGTCGCGACGATGCCCTCAACGCCGACACCGATGTCTACGGCTAGCTTCGCCCCTGCCCTCCAAACTCCCCAGGGCCTAATCTTACCCCTACCGGCTCAGGGTTTTCTCCAACTCCACTACCGCCAGGCCAGGCCCTGGACGGCTTGGGAACAAGAACGCCTCATGGATACGGCCCGTCTGCTTTACCTCATCAGTCACCATGGTTAA